From Besnoitia besnoiti strain Bb-Ger1 chromosome X, whole genome shotgun sequence, one genomic window encodes:
- a CDS encoding hypothetical protein (encoded by transcript BESB_017160), whose amino-acid sequence MEHQIGVSLQDDEEGTVTPSLLLQSYRPSSDGPKITDSKHWSSGSAGQRRGHDDRYQDAGSPCPKEHPQCFRSEVACSKVKSFFPQSWPSNSALQSESESRLPAILPGTTKEDLSEGIKEPVGIPGIHAFAEKEKGVLRRKGCVEGITVPKGAAPGVEDRLAENVALERLSTIEEEHALEFSPEKPYGGAEGTRGRRGCDRVKRSANMFQRQPNDDISANSSEMLPTRAAEAAALNGQAPRGLHFVNADIDAFCGRSSEEAQESTREKFREYWQCALNNFGLTNEGMLLKQDAGEQGFSTADAQEVVNLVVRYAVAARLGKVYSSSHSSGYHVSHLWKPQSDATPGGSEAQTADSCANCSGYKDVPHKEASRVPADVRPHLSPSPKRRSQTTTHESHAHDYTGAKLRPWPRRAAEVRLMQSLTSPMQNRVEEGMENDTSGLSAEDAGDRYMNGTTLLGDLPDNVFRTVPRFETVLELGAGIGRLTRLLQRLADQVVALDFVDEYVRANRDANSDPNARPNDLFVTADATTVEFPLAADDPRIVTARPSSNAASPATFDLLVINWLLMYLTDYEAKALLWKLISVWSRRGGFIFVRESCGEPSDKGKQNRDWAIGGNPTVYRCAEVYSQWMHEIAQATGEIEKQVSVEPCQTPTDTARTH is encoded by the exons ATGGAGCACCAAATTGGCGTGTCCCTTCAGGATGACGAGGAAGGCACGGTGACGCCTTCCCTGCTCCTGCAGTCCTATCGGCCATCGTCGGATGGTCCAAAAATCACAGACAGTAAACACTGGTCGTCAGGCTCTGCAGGGCAACGCCGCGGGCATGACGATAGGTATCAGGATGCGGGGAGTCCATGTCCTAAGGAGCACCCGCAATGCTTTCGAAGTGAGGTGGCATGTTCAAAGGTGAAAAGCTTCTTTCCGCAATCCTGGCCCTCCAATTCCGCTCTccagagcgagagcgaatCCCGCCTCCCTGCTATTCTTCCTGGCACAACGAAGGAGGATCTAAGCGAGGGAATCAAAGAGCCTGTGGGAATCCCCGGAATACATGCTTtcgcagaaaaagagaagggGGTTCTTCGCCGCAAGGGCTGCGTGGAAGGAATAACGGTCCCGAAGGGTGCTGCTCCAGGGGTGGAAGACCGTTTGGCGGAAAATGTTGCCCTTGAGCGTCTTTCAACAATTGAGGAAGAACACGCGTTGGAGTTCAGTCCTGAGAAGCCCTACGGGGGCGCGGAAGGCACTCGGGGAAGGAGGGGCTGCGACAGGGTCAAACGGTCGGCAAATATGTTTCAAAGGCAACCGAATGATGACATATCAGCGAATTCGAGTGAGATGTTGCCCACGAgagctgctgaagcagctgcgctgaATGGACAGGCACCGAGGGGCTTACATTTTGTAAATGCTGATATAGACGCATTCTGTGGCAGGTCTTCCGAAGAAGCACAGGAGAGTACACGTGAAAAGTTTCGAGAGTACTGGCAGTGTGCGCTTAACAACTTCGGCCTAACTAACGAAGGCATGCTACTGAAGCAGGACGCCGGCGAACAG GGTTTTTCCACAGCGGACGCACAGGAGGTGGTGAATCTCGTAGTGCGGTACGCGGTTGCCGCAAGGCTCGGAAAAGTGTATAGCTCGTCACATTCGTCCGGATATCACGTTTCCCATCTGTGGAAACCTCAAAGTGATGCTACGCCGGGTGGTAGTGAAGCGCAAACAGCTGATTCATGTGCTAACTGTTCGGGGTACAAAGATGTACCACATAAGGAGGCTTCTCGCGTTCCTGCTGATGTTCGCCCTCACCTGTCTCCCTCACCCAAGCGCCGATCTCAGACCACAACGCATGAGAGTCACGCCCATGACTATACGGGTGCAAAGCTGCGTCCGTGGCcacggcgcgcagcagaggtgCGACTGATGCAAAGTCTCACGTCGCCGATGCAAAATCGGGTCGAAGAAGGAATGGAAAATGACACTTCAGGCCTTtctgcagaggacgcgggaGACAGATACATGAATGGAACGACGCTACTCGGGGATCTTCCAGATAACGTCTTTAGAACAGTCCCTCGCTTTGAAACTGTGCTGGAGCTCGGGGCGGGCATCGGTCGTTTGACACGACTGTTACAGCGTCTTGCCGATCAGGTGGTGGCCCTGGATTTTGTTGACGAGTACGTCCGCGCCAACCGCGATGCCAACAGCGACCCCAACGCAAG GCCAAACGATTTGTTTGTGACGGCGGACGCAACCACCGTTGAATTTCCTCTTGCCGCCGACGATCCGCGGATTGTGACTGCCCGCCCTTCCTCGAACGCAG cgtccCCGGCAACCTTCGATTTGCTGGTTATCAACTGGCTGCTCATGTATCTCACAGATTATGAAGCCAAAGCTCTACTTTGGAAACTGATATCTGTCTGGTCAAGGCGAGGTGGTTTCATTTTTGTGCGGGAGAGCTGTGGCGAACCTTCAGACAAGGGGAAGCAAAACCGTGATTGGGCCATAGGCGGGAACCCGACGGTCTACCGATGCGCCGAAGTGTACTCTCAGTGGATGCACGAAATTGCACAGGCAACGGGTGAGATTGAGAAGCAGGTTTCCGTCGAGCCGTGCCAGACCCCAACCGACACAGCGAGAACACACTGA
- a CDS encoding hypothetical protein (encoded by transcript BESB_017170), translating into MRSPLYTRPITCLDLPTSVTMKEQVKKKPKGRGKVGLASACRLAEASRATRPVVCHPWASPARQRQKKRKRSTSPEGTQAASSFADFRAFSSGSAPSAASESAPTGSPASGPDASPLLCTTIRKSLSRLCGDSCSVRIFRFRPPLGPPSARFLLSQQRRLLRRMLHIHATPPCNAAQLSRAAACGSSRESATENKSLATKGITQRATRGGLAAVNAPDAPLPKSSSAATPSPSSCGSLCRWCDTTRFSCPPMLHLPCWKSAFRVEEGDSECEEETHSQTLDPDGMQSPTQEGRRAGAGEASAESRFRDRISGDHALAPPDLFSSFQSRHVLYVHPQVVLKENPETGCSLFLRGDVQHGTLLMAARSLVCSWVSDAKELKRKGKSRPEIDMRRLPQVVPEEAPR; encoded by the coding sequence ATGAGGAGCCCCCTTTACACACGGCCCATTACTTGCTTGGATTTGCCGACCAGCGTTACCATGAAGGAGCAAGTGAAGAAAAAACCAaaggggagggggaaggTGGGGTTGGCCTCTGCTTGCCGTCTCGCGGAAGCATCCCGCGCCACAAGACCCGTAGTTTGTCACCCTTgggcttcgcctgcgcgccaaCGCCAGAAGAAACGGAAGAGATCCACCTCCCCAGAGGGCACGCAggctgcctcctcctttGCCGATTTTCGGGCCTTTTCTTCTGGCTCCGctccttctgctgcctctgaGTCCGCCCCGACGGGGTCGCCCGCGTCTGGTCCTGACGCCTCCCCCCTGCTTTGCACGACGATTCGCAAGTCCCTGTCTCGCCTGTGTGGCGATTCCTGCTCTGTGCGCATCTTCCGCTTTCGTCCGCCTCTCGGTCCTCCCTCggctcgttttcttctcagccagcagcgccgccttctccgtcgcaTGCTGCACATCCACGCCACTCCTCCGTGtaacgccgcgcagctgtcaagagccgccgcgtgcggtTCGTCTCGCGAGTCCGCCACGGAAAACAAAAGCCTTGCCACGAAGGGAATCACACAGCGCGCAACGAGAGGGGGGCTTGCAGCAGTGaacgcgccagacgcgcctcTTCCCAAATCGTCTTCTGCTGCAACTCCTTCCCCGTCCAGCTGCGGCTCGCTGTGCAGGTGGTGCGACACCACTCGCTTCAGCTGCCCGCCGATGCTGCATCTTCCCTGTTGGAAGAGCGCCTTCCGggtggaggagggcgacagcgaatgcgaagaagagacacacagcCAGACACTGGACCCAGACGGCATGCAGAGCCCGACGCaagaaggcagacgcgcgggggcgggcgaggcgtctgcagagagtCGCTTCAGAGATCGCATCAGCGGCGAccacgcgctcgcgccgcccgacTTGTTCAGCTCCTTTCAAAGCCGGCACGTGCTGTACGTCCACCCGCAAGTGGTTCTGAAGGAAAACCCCGAGACCGGATGCAGCCTCTTCCTCAGGGGCGACGTCCAGCATGGGACGCTTCTCATGGCGGCTCGGAGTCTCGTCTGCTCGTGGGTAAGTGACGCCAAGGAGCTGAAGCGAAAGGGCAAAAGCAGACCGGAAATCGAcatgcggcgtctgcctcaaGTCGTGCCTGAGGAGGCTCCACGGTAG